In Thiospirochaeta perfilievii, a single window of DNA contains:
- a CDS encoding substrate-binding periplasmic protein, translated as MKKILIYSLLTIFIFSCSKQATELEVSESTVKEKQKVIDKSTTSEEETKPLTLITKDDTLEIWVRSDGAPGMFLNDNGELEGFYVDLEKEIMKEMGQKYKFIPYSDLGPLVQKIKDGTAHSALAGPIVPDYKAMLNFSIPYEVLSYIIFLPEESDEIIPDNKEDAIKTLFGKKIGVQTRGHIYQLLRDYKDIQIVEYPTTTVAMEALNNGEVDAVPEVKRVGLANANLNNWKVKPVGAPIFSLNIGTGFSKVLDPSVVDRYNRALQSLIDSGYVDELYNSYFGNK; from the coding sequence ATGAAAAAAATTTTAATATACTCACTTTTGACTATCTTCATTTTTAGCTGCTCAAAACAAGCAACAGAGTTAGAAGTTTCAGAGTCAACAGTAAAAGAGAAGCAAAAGGTTATCGATAAGAGCACAACTTCAGAAGAAGAGACTAAACCTTTAACACTAATAACTAAGGATGATACCTTAGAAATTTGGGTTAGATCCGATGGTGCACCTGGAATGTTTTTAAATGATAATGGTGAACTTGAGGGTTTTTATGTCGATCTTGAAAAAGAGATCATGAAGGAGATGGGTCAAAAATATAAATTTATACCTTACTCTGATTTAGGACCTCTTGTTCAAAAAATAAAAGATGGAACAGCTCATTCGGCATTAGCTGGACCAATTGTTCCAGACTACAAAGCAATGTTAAATTTTAGTATACCCTATGAAGTTCTTAGCTATATTATTTTTCTACCAGAAGAGAGTGACGAAATTATTCCAGATAATAAAGAGGATGCAATAAAAACCCTATTTGGGAAAAAAATTGGAGTACAAACGCGGGGTCATATCTATCAGTTATTAAGGGATTATAAGGATATACAAATTGTTGAGTACCCAACTACAACAGTAGCAATGGAAGCACTTAATAATGGAGAGGTAGACGCTGTACCAGAGGTAAAAAGAGTTGGACTTGCCAATGCAAATTTAAACAACTGGAAGGTAAAACCAGTAGGAGCACCAATTTTTAGTTTAAATATAGGTACAGGATTTTCTAAGGTTTTAGACCCAAGTGTTGTTGATAGATACAATAGGGCGCTACAATCTCTTATTGACTCTGGATATGTAGATGAGCTATATAATTCATATTTTGGCAATAAATAA
- a CDS encoding sensor histidine kinase, translating into MIISIPFLIIITLVLLLGLSSTIIFKQRYRLKTSKEENKALLKSKISALEYIDALWANQQNMILDEKISSLSSLVAGIAHELNTPLGVALTALTYIEDIIENPDAKPMVELTKNNLQKSISLVEKFTEISGGAKVEKLDLFEFKDFIDYASCLVKSPLATKNIRKLELDIHDNLWVKSSEATLSIIVKNILENAFHYAFKDKKDGRVKLSTKVKNTDLTITIEDNGCGMSENQIKHIFEPFYTTRRPERHYGLGLAIAYNLLTRQHNGTLSCDSNPGEGTVIIITIPNVISPAPVTVK; encoded by the coding sequence ATGATAATATCTATCCCTTTTTTAATTATAATTACACTTGTTCTACTATTGGGTCTCTCTTCAACTATTATTTTTAAGCAGAGATACAGATTAAAGACTTCTAAAGAAGAGAATAAAGCTCTCTTAAAAAGTAAAATTTCAGCCCTTGAATATATAGATGCCCTCTGGGCTAACCAGCAAAATATGATTTTAGATGAAAAGATCTCTTCTCTAAGCTCCCTTGTTGCTGGTATTGCCCATGAGTTAAACACACCCCTTGGTGTAGCACTAACAGCACTTACCTATATAGAAGATATAATTGAAAACCCAGACGCAAAGCCAATGGTTGAACTGACAAAAAATAATCTACAAAAATCGATTTCTCTTGTTGAAAAATTTACAGAAATTTCAGGTGGGGCTAAGGTCGAAAAACTGGACCTATTTGAATTTAAAGATTTTATCGATTATGCCTCATGCCTTGTTAAGTCTCCTCTAGCGACAAAAAATATCAGGAAACTAGAACTAGATATTCACGATAATCTGTGGGTTAAATCCTCAGAAGCTACACTATCTATTATTGTTAAAAATATACTAGAGAACGCTTTTCACTACGCATTTAAAGATAAAAAAGATGGTAGAGTAAAACTCTCAACTAAAGTTAAAAATACAGATCTTACTATAACTATAGAGGACAACGGGTGTGGTATGTCTGAAAATCAAATAAAACATATATTTGAACCCTTCTATACAACTAGAAGACCAGAGAGACACTACGGCCTCGGTTTGGCAATTGCATATAATCTACTCACTAGACAACACAATGGAACACTATCCTGTGACTCAAACCCTGGAGAAGGAACAGTAATAATTATTACTATCCCAAATGTAATTAGTCCAGCTCCAGTAACAGTAAAGTAA
- a CDS encoding DNA phosphorothioation-associated putative methyltransferase, whose translation MDIDNNDPQNLFVEVKEAWKDSKEILTISSPGIKQREIQQFLENIFSTPATPVAPGLFYIFKNDGSREKYLYSIQRDLPGGDTEKEKSDLLVYLALARFRSENVVSNLPEQIQDNIKLYLGNFLKAVSLSKKLLFSTGEKSNIIQLCKDAPTGINDDESFYIHSSAVPNLDPTLRVFIGMAGIFYGDINNADIIKIHKNSIKISFYNYDDFNNKLLPELHTRIKIDLAKQQMNFYNHRSQKNQQLLYFKEQYVLESHPAYQKWKTFSETLKEKGLKDLGEYGPSKQELSKILEKEFLKEII comes from the coding sequence GTGGATATTGATAATAACGACCCTCAAAACCTCTTTGTTGAAGTAAAAGAGGCATGGAAGGATTCTAAGGAGATATTAACAATTAGTTCTCCAGGAATAAAACAGCGGGAGATTCAACAATTTTTAGAAAACATATTTAGTACTCCTGCAACTCCAGTAGCCCCAGGTTTATTTTATATTTTCAAAAATGATGGAAGTAGAGAGAAGTATCTATACAGTATTCAAAGAGATCTCCCTGGAGGTGATACAGAAAAAGAGAAATCTGATCTTTTAGTATACCTAGCCCTTGCTCGATTTAGAAGTGAGAATGTTGTAAGTAATTTACCAGAGCAGATTCAGGATAATATTAAACTCTATCTTGGAAACTTTCTAAAAGCCGTTTCTCTTAGTAAAAAACTTCTTTTCTCAACAGGTGAGAAGTCAAATATTATTCAACTCTGTAAAGATGCACCTACAGGAATTAACGATGATGAGTCCTTTTATATTCACTCTAGCGCTGTTCCAAACTTAGACCCAACACTTAGAGTTTTTATAGGTATGGCAGGTATTTTCTATGGTGATATCAATAATGCAGATATAATTAAAATTCATAAGAACTCAATTAAAATATCCTTTTATAATTATGACGATTTTAATAATAAACTGTTACCAGAGTTACATACAAGAATTAAAATAGACTTAGCAAAACAACAAATGAATTTCTATAATCATAGGTCACAAAAAAACCAACAACTACTCTACTTTAAAGAGCAGTATGTTTTAGAAAGCCATCCTGCATATCAAAAATGGAAAACTTTTAGTGAAACATTAAAAGAGAAGGGCTTAAAAGATCTTGGGGAGTATGGCCCATCAAAACAAGAACTATCTAAAATTCTAGAAAAAGAATTCCTTAAAGAAATAATTTAA
- a CDS encoding DUF1456 family protein, protein MDNNEILKKLRIAFSMKDTDVQETLSKADMNLSKTEINALFRKRGQRNFVPCGDQILRRFLDGIIKNERD, encoded by the coding sequence ATGGATAATAATGAAATACTTAAAAAACTTAGAATAGCGTTTTCTATGAAAGATACCGATGTTCAAGAGACCCTATCAAAAGCTGATATGAATTTATCTAAGACAGAGATTAACGCTCTGTTTAGAAAAAGAGGGCAAAGAAACTTTGTTCCCTGTGGAGATCAAATACTTAGGAGGTTCCTAGATGGAATTATTAAAAATGAGAGGGATTAA
- a CDS encoding ABC transporter ATP-binding protein, which translates to MEKHKNIWGRLISYTGEYKKNFILMITMIIITGAVEGSMPFISGWIIDNVVETGNLDMLKIAGGIYTAVIIAQITTVYWFIFHAGKVESGMAYNIRKRGFAKLQRLSLSFYDKNSAGTTLSKLTSDVGRVCGTITWGIIDYTWGTVMMLTMSILMFIRSWQLALVTLAVMPILFGGGFLFQKIIINKYRAVRKINGIITGAYNEGIMGARTVKTLSQEERSHSEFKDKTHDMKQKAIKAGVIGGIFFPFVGFMASVGTALALWAGGVSVANEVITYGMFATFIFSSMQFFYPVYQMSQTFANLQYARAAGERIIDLMDTEEEIVDCTESDIPRKIEGNIEFKNVSFEYVKGERVLKNFSINIKKGESIALVGHTGSGKSTIVNLACRFYEPTEGTILIDGKDYKEISQRDLHSSLGYVLQSPYLFNDTIMENIRFGRLDATEEEIIQACKEINAHEFIMNLEFGYQTKAGESGKLLSTGQKQLISMARAVLADPSIFVLDEATSSVDGESEVKIQKATDRLLEGRTSFIIAHRLSTVVHADRILVVDKGVVIEEGSHNELISLEGHYHKLYTNQFFEEREAELLKEK; encoded by the coding sequence TTGGAAAAACATAAAAATATTTGGGGAAGATTAATCTCCTATACTGGTGAGTATAAAAAAAACTTTATATTAATGATTACTATGATAATTATTACAGGTGCTGTTGAGGGTTCAATGCCATTTATTAGTGGATGGATAATTGACAATGTTGTAGAAACAGGCAATTTAGATATGTTAAAAATTGCTGGAGGTATCTATACCGCTGTTATTATTGCACAGATAACTACAGTATATTGGTTTATATTTCATGCGGGAAAGGTCGAGTCCGGTATGGCTTATAATATTAGAAAGAGGGGATTTGCAAAGCTTCAAAGGTTATCACTCTCATTTTATGATAAAAATTCCGCTGGAACAACACTGTCTAAATTAACTAGTGATGTTGGCCGAGTTTGTGGAACAATAACCTGGGGTATAATTGATTATACTTGGGGTACTGTTATGATGTTAACAATGTCTATCTTAATGTTTATTAGAAGTTGGCAATTAGCCCTTGTTACCCTTGCTGTAATGCCTATTTTATTTGGTGGTGGATTTCTATTTCAAAAGATAATAATAAATAAATATAGGGCCGTTAGGAAAATTAACGGGATTATCACTGGAGCATATAACGAAGGGATTATGGGGGCTAGAACAGTTAAAACCCTAAGCCAAGAGGAGAGGTCCCACTCGGAGTTTAAAGATAAAACTCATGATATGAAACAAAAGGCTATTAAGGCTGGTGTTATAGGTGGAATTTTCTTTCCTTTTGTCGGTTTTATGGCCAGTGTAGGAACAGCTTTAGCTCTTTGGGCTGGAGGTGTTTCTGTAGCTAATGAAGTTATAACCTATGGTATGTTTGCAACGTTTATTTTTAGTTCTATGCAGTTTTTTTATCCTGTTTACCAGATGTCTCAAACCTTTGCTAATCTACAATATGCTAGGGCTGCTGGAGAGAGAATTATTGATCTAATGGATACAGAAGAAGAGATTGTTGATTGTACTGAGTCGGATATTCCAAGAAAAATTGAGGGTAATATTGAGTTCAAAAATGTAAGCTTTGAATATGTAAAAGGGGAGAGGGTTTTAAAAAATTTCTCAATTAATATTAAAAAAGGTGAGAGTATTGCATTAGTTGGTCACACTGGATCTGGGAAAAGTACAATAGTAAACTTAGCTTGTCGATTTTACGAACCAACAGAGGGGACTATTCTTATTGATGGTAAGGATTATAAAGAGATAAGTCAAAGAGACCTGCACAGTAGTCTTGGTTATGTATTACAGAGCCCTTACCTTTTTAACGATACAATAATGGAGAATATTAGGTTTGGACGGTTAGATGCCACAGAGGAAGAGATTATTCAGGCATGTAAAGAGATAAATGCCCATGAATTTATTATGAACCTAGAGTTTGGGTATCAGACAAAGGCTGGAGAGAGTGGAAAACTTCTATCTACTGGTCAGAAACAGTTAATATCCATGGCTAGAGCTGTATTAGCAGACCCATCTATTTTTGTATTAGACGAAGCTACATCATCTGTTGATGGGGAGAGTGAGGTTAAAATACAAAAAGCAACGGATCGATTATTAGAGGGTCGGACAAGCTTTATTATTGCCCATAGGCTATCTACTGTAGTACATGCCGATAGAATTTTAGTTGTAGATAAAGGTGTTGTTATTGAAGAGGGAAGTCACAATGAGCTAATATCCCTTGAGGGACACTATCATAAGCTATATACAAACCAATTCTTCGAAGAGAGGGAAGCAGAACTACTAAAAGAAAAATAA
- a CDS encoding ABC transporter ATP-binding protein → MKRFKLLFSFLKGSIGIYTLAIILCLMSVGISLLVPLIVRVVIDSVIGSEPFSESGFIAYLFRNRTGVLLKDILTFSFLGVAFVAISSIMEFIYIALIAIASQRAGKKMKDRMYKHIQRLDYEYHAKAEIGDLIQRCTTDIENSMLFLSEHFINILRVIFIMGITISLMLSLNVTMSFISMALVPFIFLYSVNFFKKAQKVFEEQEKTDAILSSVLQENLTGVRVVKAFARQEYEIDKFEIANRNLRERTMDIIKAMSQFWSASDGLSMLQIGVVLGVGSYFVVSGMFGIGMIIAFFTYVERIMWPVKQLGRLLAESGKTSVSLKRLQEILDTNPEVLDDSNYKPQLQGKIEFRNVSFTYPNGTEVLNNVSFVVEKGQSAAIIGPTGSGKTTLVHLLHRLYDNYTGTILVDDMDIRTISKRHLRENLSLILQEPFLFNKSVKDNISYAKEESNDDEIFNATETACIHNSINEFDKGYETLVGEGGVTLSGGQKQRIAIARTLICNNPVVIFDDSLSAVDTETDKVIRTNLKDGDVRPTSIIISHRVSTVRDADKIIVLERGVVTADGTHNEIKDQDNLYRRILNIQSEIEEEFHTKFA, encoded by the coding sequence TTGAAAAGGTTTAAACTATTATTTTCCTTTCTAAAAGGATCAATTGGAATTTATACATTGGCTATTATTTTATGTCTAATGTCTGTAGGAATATCACTTTTAGTTCCCCTAATAGTAAGGGTTGTTATTGACTCTGTTATTGGAAGCGAACCATTTAGCGAGAGTGGCTTTATAGCATATCTGTTTAGAAATAGAACAGGAGTATTACTTAAGGATATATTAACCTTTAGTTTTCTAGGTGTTGCCTTTGTCGCTATATCATCGATTATGGAGTTTATATATATAGCCTTAATCGCTATTGCTTCCCAACGTGCTGGGAAAAAAATGAAGGATAGAATGTATAAACATATACAGAGACTAGACTATGAATACCATGCAAAGGCGGAAATTGGGGACTTAATACAAAGGTGTACCACTGATATAGAAAACTCTATGCTGTTTTTATCTGAGCATTTTATTAACATATTAAGAGTAATATTTATAATGGGAATTACAATTAGTCTTATGCTTAGTTTAAATGTAACAATGTCATTTATTTCAATGGCTTTAGTTCCATTTATATTTTTATACTCTGTTAACTTTTTTAAAAAAGCTCAAAAGGTATTTGAGGAACAAGAGAAGACTGATGCAATATTAAGTAGTGTTTTACAGGAGAACCTTACAGGGGTTCGAGTTGTTAAAGCATTTGCAAGACAAGAGTATGAAATAGACAAGTTTGAAATAGCTAATAGAAATTTAAGAGAGAGGACCATGGATATTATTAAGGCCATGTCCCAGTTTTGGTCAGCCTCGGATGGACTATCAATGTTGCAAATAGGAGTAGTATTAGGTGTAGGTAGCTATTTTGTTGTTTCAGGTATGTTTGGAATAGGAATGATAATTGCATTTTTTACCTATGTAGAGAGAATAATGTGGCCAGTAAAACAACTTGGGCGACTTCTAGCAGAGAGTGGTAAAACATCTGTATCATTAAAAAGATTACAGGAGATTTTAGATACTAATCCTGAAGTTTTAGATGATAGTAATTATAAACCACAGCTTCAAGGAAAAATTGAGTTTAGGAATGTTAGTTTTACATATCCAAATGGAACTGAAGTTTTAAATAATGTTAGTTTTGTTGTAGAGAAGGGGCAATCCGCTGCGATTATTGGTCCCACCGGTTCAGGAAAAACAACTTTAGTTCATCTTCTACATAGGCTCTACGATAACTATACAGGAACAATATTAGTAGATGATATGGATATTAGAACCATAAGTAAGAGACATTTAAGGGAAAACCTAAGCTTAATTTTGCAAGAACCATTTCTATTTAATAAGAGTGTTAAGGATAATATCTCCTATGCAAAAGAAGAGTCAAATGATGATGAAATTTTTAATGCAACAGAGACTGCATGTATTCATAACTCTATAAATGAGTTTGATAAAGGTTATGAAACATTAGTGGGAGAGGGAGGAGTGACTCTCTCGGGTGGTCAAAAACAGAGAATCGCAATAGCCAGGACTCTTATTTGTAATAACCCGGTTGTAATATTTGATGACTCTTTAAGCGCTGTTGATACAGAGACTGATAAGGTAATTAGAACAAACTTAAAGGATGGAGATGTTAGACCAACATCGATAATAATATCCCATAGGGTCTCAACAGTAAGGGATGCAGATAAGATTATTGTATTAGAAAGAGGTGTTGTTACAGCTGACGGTACCCATAATGAGATAAAGGACCAAGATAATTTATATAGAAGAATCTTGAATATTCAGAGTGAGATAGAAGAAGAGTTTCACACTAAATTTGCCTAA
- a CDS encoding arsinothricin resistance N-acetyltransferase ArsN1 family B, with protein MIRNVNIIDSQQICDIYNHYIEHTDITFEEDPVTVVEMSERIKKVTKDMPWIVYEEDGKILGYAYASPWRVRAAYRFCAETSLYVDINLSHRGVGTKLYKQLILELKDLGIHSVLGCLAMPNDKSQGLHEKLGFTKVAHFPEVGFKFGHWIDVGYWQLNL; from the coding sequence TTGATAAGAAATGTAAACATCATCGACTCACAGCAGATTTGTGATATATATAACCACTATATAGAACATACAGATATCACTTTTGAGGAAGATCCTGTAACTGTTGTTGAGATGTCTGAAAGAATTAAGAAAGTAACTAAAGATATGCCATGGATTGTATATGAAGAAGATGGCAAAATTCTAGGTTACGCTTATGCGTCTCCCTGGAGAGTAAGAGCTGCCTATAGGTTTTGCGCTGAAACTTCTCTATATGTAGATATAAATTTGAGCCATAGAGGTGTCGGAACAAAACTGTATAAACAGTTAATTCTGGAGTTAAAGGATCTAGGAATTCACTCTGTTCTAGGTTGCCTTGCTATGCCAAATGATAAGAGCCAGGGCTTACATGAAAAATTAGGTTTTACAAAAGTTGCCCATTTCCCTGAGGTTGGATTTAAATTTGGCCACTGGATTGATGTAGGATATTGGCAGCTGAATCTTTAG
- a CDS encoding glycoside hydrolase family 13 protein produces MNIQAIMHKPKSNYCYAYTRDNIHIRIRTAKDDVDRVLLVYGDKYEWEKKITTEMYRAFSDDLYDYYTISITATNNRLSYYFLLENRDESHYFTEWGVNDDIPEDELHLVQFHYPYINVADIHEIPDWVRDTVFYQIFPERYDNGNPDISPKNIVPWDSKPERDSFFGGDLQGIINHLDHIKDLGISGIYMTPIFKSTTNHKYDTTDYYTIDPNFGDKDTLKKLVSECHKRGIKVVLDAVYNHCGYKFDKFQDVVEKGKSSKYYNWFYIEEESEGNSEIKYEKFAFEQKMPKLRTSNPEVQKYLLDVASYWIKETDIDGWRLDVSNEVDHMFWKAFRKEIKSIKPDAYIVGENWHDSQPWLQGDQFDGIMNYPVNYSCLKYFAKSSITTETFKRMINESLMRNTWQVNEAMMNLLDSHDTARFVNLSDMDFRKSLLAMSFLLTFVGSTSIYYGTEIGLTGDGDPDCRKGMNWDKSTWNMTVYNMIQSLLQIRNNNKPLTRGSFSWIDCDLLAYKRSLGNEDIYVYINNNDNCKYCTLTNGTYIDLLKNEEIVVSADKNRVEFSEYSVNILKKKN; encoded by the coding sequence ATGAATATACAGGCAATTATGCATAAACCTAAAAGTAACTATTGTTATGCTTATACTAGGGATAATATACATATAAGAATAAGAACCGCTAAGGATGATGTTGATAGGGTTCTACTTGTATATGGTGATAAGTATGAGTGGGAAAAAAAAATAACTACCGAGATGTATAGAGCATTTAGTGATGATCTGTACGACTACTATACAATATCTATAACTGCTACTAATAATAGGCTTTCTTACTATTTTTTACTGGAAAACAGAGATGAGTCCCACTACTTTACAGAGTGGGGTGTTAACGATGATATTCCTGAGGATGAACTGCATTTAGTTCAATTCCATTATCCATATATAAATGTTGCTGATATCCATGAAATCCCAGATTGGGTTAGAGATACTGTTTTTTATCAAATTTTCCCAGAGAGATATGATAATGGCAATCCGGATATAAGTCCTAAAAATATAGTCCCTTGGGACTCTAAACCAGAGAGAGATAGTTTCTTTGGAGGTGATTTACAGGGAATTATTAACCACTTAGATCATATAAAAGACCTGGGAATAAGTGGAATATATATGACTCCAATATTCAAGTCTACAACTAATCATAAATATGACACTACGGATTATTATACAATAGACCCAAACTTTGGAGATAAAGACACACTAAAAAAACTTGTATCAGAGTGCCATAAAAGAGGGATTAAAGTTGTATTAGATGCAGTTTATAATCATTGTGGGTACAAATTTGATAAGTTCCAAGATGTCGTAGAAAAGGGGAAGAGCTCTAAGTATTATAATTGGTTTTATATTGAAGAAGAGAGTGAAGGTAACAGTGAAATTAAGTATGAAAAGTTTGCCTTTGAACAAAAAATGCCAAAGCTTAGAACAAGTAACCCTGAAGTACAAAAGTATCTTTTGGACGTTGCTTCATATTGGATTAAAGAGACAGATATTGATGGTTGGCGTTTAGACGTTTCCAACGAGGTTGACCATATGTTCTGGAAGGCTTTTAGAAAAGAGATTAAGAGTATAAAGCCTGATGCTTATATTGTCGGTGAGAATTGGCACGATAGTCAACCATGGTTACAGGGGGATCAGTTTGATGGAATTATGAACTACCCAGTAAACTACTCTTGTCTTAAGTATTTTGCAAAGAGTTCAATAACTACTGAGACTTTTAAAAGAATGATAAATGAGTCATTAATGAGAAATACATGGCAGGTTAATGAGGCCATGATGAACCTTTTAGACTCCCATGATACAGCAAGATTTGTGAATTTAAGTGATATGGATTTTAGAAAGTCTCTGTTGGCAATGAGTTTTTTATTAACATTTGTAGGTTCTACTTCAATTTATTATGGAACAGAAATCGGTCTAACCGGAGATGGTGACCCGGACTGTAGAAAGGGTATGAATTGGGACAAATCAACATGGAATATGACCGTATATAATATGATCCAAAGCTTATTACAGATACGGAATAATAATAAACCATTAACAAGGGGCTCTTTCTCATGGATAGATTGTGATCTTCTTGCTTATAAGAGATCCCTAGGGAATGAAGATATATATGTATATATTAACAACAATGATAATTGTAAATACTGTACCCTTACAAATGGAACATATATTGATCTTTTAAAAAATGAAGAGATTGTTGTTTCTGCAGATAAAAATAGAGTTGAGTTTAGTGAGTACTCAGTAAATATTCTTAAGAAAAAAAACTGA
- a CDS encoding IS3 family transposase — protein MTKKSIFTYIHEFQKELNLPVIRMCNALDVSETGYYKWKRTRNRPKAWQLLLVKIHEIIDEYPDNDNYGIERVMLGLKQRGIKNNSRSTVIRAMRKGNLLHKSRRSPNGLTKADKKANRPENIIKRDFSATKPDEKWLTDITEIPCSDGKLYVAPILDCFGGEIISLSMDSHMKKDLCIDAIKEAYKSRNPGNGVIIHSDAGSQYTSEKYKDTLGRFRAIQSMSDVGKCYDNSRMESFFATLKKEKIYKINTLKLKREEVKKIVWRYVMIYYNRQRINTMNKEGFPPSIYRNMTTDKQAVA, from the coding sequence ATAACAAAAAAGAGCATTTTTACATATATTCATGAGTTTCAGAAAGAGTTAAATCTCCCTGTTATTAGAATGTGTAATGCTCTAGATGTCAGCGAGACAGGTTACTATAAATGGAAAAGAACTAGGAACCGTCCCAAAGCATGGCAGCTTCTTCTGGTCAAAATACATGAAATAATAGATGAGTATCCAGATAACGATAATTATGGTATTGAAAGAGTAATGCTAGGGTTAAAACAAAGAGGTATTAAAAATAACTCTAGATCTACAGTGATTAGAGCAATGAGAAAGGGTAATTTACTTCATAAGAGCAGAAGAAGCCCTAATGGTCTTACTAAAGCAGATAAAAAGGCAAATAGACCTGAAAATATAATAAAGAGAGATTTTTCAGCAACAAAACCAGATGAAAAGTGGTTAACAGATATTACAGAAATACCTTGTTCTGACGGTAAACTGTATGTAGCTCCAATATTAGATTGTTTTGGAGGTGAAATTATAAGTTTGTCTATGGATAGCCATATGAAAAAAGATTTATGCATAGATGCTATAAAGGAGGCATATAAGTCAAGAAATCCTGGAAATGGAGTTATTATCCACAGTGATGCCGGGAGTCAGTACACTAGTGAAAAATATAAAGATACTCTTGGGCGATTTCGTGCCATTCAGAGTATGAGTGATGTTGGAAAATGTTATGATAATAGCAGGATGGAAAGTTTTTTTGCGACTCTAAAAAAAGAGAAGATATATAAAATTAATACTCTGAAATTGAAGAGGGAAGAAGTAAAGAAAATAGTCTGGAGATATGTGATGATTTATTATAATAGACAAAGAATTAATACTATGAATAAAGAGGGATTTCCTCCTTCTATTTATAGGAATATGACTACAGATAAACAGGCTGTAGCTTAG
- a CDS encoding transposase, translated as MTKYSKEFKEQALGLSDDIGLKKASEQLGLKYSTLAGWRRIRNKKKNNTKDQTYSSPLTVREEEMQREIQELKQANEILKDALGFFAKDRKK; from the coding sequence ATGACGAAGTATAGTAAAGAATTTAAAGAGCAAGCATTGGGTTTATCTGATGATATAGGACTAAAAAAAGCATCAGAACAATTAGGTTTAAAGTACAGCACATTAGCAGGATGGAGAAGAATCAGAAATAAGAAAAAGAATAATACTAAAGATCAAACTTACTCTTCACCTCTAACAGTAAGAGAAGAAGAGATGCAGCGAGAAATCCAGGAATTAAAGCAAGCTAATGAAATTTTAAAGGATGCTTTAGGTTTTTTTGCCAAAGACCGGAAGAAATAA
- the csn2 gene encoding type II-A CRISPR-associated protein Csn2, translating to MISFKISNFDELQFNDNLITLEIHNKQLYRNIIESFKAYVASTELKENIIFFENSKSVNWAKKIVICNPESIEYEMKNIQKKLITIISEELYSDIEFLSKLEVNYSTLIEQIEGKIIEHDIDLVINSDFTPDKFLKFVNLNIKLPDSGILSQLYQYVDVVTELNLYEVVVFTNIKLFLDSNELLELFKYIIYKKLNCILLENISNDIIDYETKLVIESDFNDYTENPSTT from the coding sequence ATGATTAGTTTTAAGATTAGTAATTTTGATGAATTACAGTTTAATGATAATTTAATAACCTTAGAAATTCATAACAAACAACTATATAGAAATATTATAGAAAGCTTTAAAGCATATGTGGCTAGTACTGAATTGAAAGAGAACATAATATTTTTTGAAAACAGTAAAAGTGTTAATTGGGCTAAAAAAATAGTGATTTGTAATCCTGAAAGTATAGAATATGAGATGAAAAATATACAAAAAAAACTTATTACTATTATTTCAGAAGAGTTATACTCAGATATTGAGTTCCTATCAAAGTTAGAGGTTAACTATTCAACCTTAATAGAGCAAATTGAAGGTAAGATTATTGAGCATGATATTGATTTGGTAATAAATTCAGATTTCACACCTGATAAGTTTTTAAAATTTGTGAACTTAAATATTAAATTGCCAGATTCAGGAATCTTATCACAACTTTATCAGTATGTAGATGTTGTTACTGAGTTGAATTTATATGAAGTTGTAGTGTTTACAAACATTAAGCTTTTTTTAGATTCTAATGAGTTATTAGAGTTGTTTAAATATATAATTTACAAGAAATTGAATTGTATATTGTTAGAAAATATAAGTAATGATATTATAGATTATGAAACAAAGTTAGTTATTGAAAGTGATTTTAATGATTACACTGAAAATCCATCTACGACATAG